A window of Pseudomonadota bacterium genomic DNA:
AACTGGCTGTCCGGTCTGCAGTTGACGCTCGACCTCGGCCAGGCGCTCGTACATCATCGCTAGCCCTTCCTCGACGCGACACAGTTTCAAGTCGATTCGGCGGCCCTCACCGATTCGCTTCCGGAATCGGTAGGACCCATCTCGGATACTAACGCCATCGGGAAGGCGTGGTGGCTTGCTCATGTGAGCGCCTCGAAGTCCGGACCAGGCTCACCGTTGTCGAGCTGCGGCGCACGGTCTAAGCCTAGGGCCTGGATGCTGGTGTATGGCTTGCCGTCGGCGTTCAGCCGGTAGGGAATGCGTTCGGCGCGTAGGTACTCGATTACGCGCGCGGCGCTCTTGCGGCCCACGATCTCGGCCAGACGTTCAAACTGGAGAATGCCGTCACTCACGATCGCCCTTCCGCTTCGGAGGTGAACTGGCGTCACGGTGATATACGGTCGTCATCGCTGCGGTTCACCAGTGTTCCGGACCTTCGACGCGATCAGGGTCGTTGTGTACCAACTCGTCGCGTCGCCCGACCCGCCGTTGGGTGCTCACAAACTGCGCCGGAGCGGTGCGAGTCCGAGGGCTGTA
This region includes:
- a CDS encoding DUF4224 domain-containing protein produces the protein MSDGILQFERLAEIVGRKSAARVIEYLRAERIPYRLNADGKPYTSIQALGLDRAPQLDNGEPGPDFEALT